In Xenopus laevis strain J_2021 chromosome 2S, Xenopus_laevis_v10.1, whole genome shotgun sequence, a genomic segment contains:
- the gngt2.1.S gene encoding guanine nucleotide-binding protein G(I)/G(S)/G(O) subunit gamma-T2 gives MAQDMTEKDLLKMEVEQLRKEVKTERIMASKSIPEMKSYIESRMTEDLLIKGVPEDKNPFKEKGGCLIS, from the exons ATGGCTCAAGACATGACAGAGAAAGATCTGCTAAAGATGGAAGTGGAACAGCTCAGAAAAGAGGTCAAAACTGAAAGGATAATG GCTTCCAAATCAATACCTGAAATGAAATCATACATTGAATCCCGTATGACGGAAGATCTGTTGATAAAAGGAGTCCCAGAGGacaagaatccctttaaggagaaaggTGGATGCTTAATATCGTGA